A stretch of the Gemmatirosa kalamazoonensis genome encodes the following:
- a CDS encoding family 43 glycosylhydrolase translates to MRRLIAAAVLAAPNVMAAQAAPGRTYANPLDLDYKYNFEQLNQGISYRQGADPVIVPHRGAYYLFVTVSGGYWRSTDLVRWSFVTPSRWPFLDVVAPAAISTGDTLLLLPSATMPQPILYSTRPETGRLEFYNRLLPPLPYAVQQGSERAGQLVHPDSVQPGPWDPTLFRDDDGRWYLYWGSSNAYPLYGLELDPARRLAYKHEHPTHLLRLHPDAHGWERFGRDHRDTTITPFVEGAWMTKHGGRYYLQYSAPGTEYNVYANGTYVGDAPLGPFTYAPYNPISYKPGGFVTGAGHGNTFADAHGNWWNTGTSWVGVNWPFERRVVMFPAGFDRDGQLHVDTRFGDFPHRAPTSRWDDTRSTFTGWMLLSYRRPAVASTTRDTFPARNVTDEDPRTFWVSAANRAGETLTVDLGAPRTVRAAQVNYTDWRSDRFASDSSVYTTFRLQTSTDGTTWRTVADLTRERRDHANAYVELAAPARARYVRYVHGHVGAANLAISDLRVFGTGDGARPGTPDGLTVRRHADARDATITWSPVPGAVGYNVLWGIAPDKLYQTYQLWADRGTSLELRALTAGQGYWFAIEAFDENGVSGQSRVVTAAP, encoded by the coding sequence ATGCGCCGCCTGATCGCGGCCGCGGTGCTCGCCGCGCCTAACGTCATGGCCGCGCAGGCAGCGCCGGGGCGCACCTACGCGAACCCGCTCGACCTGGACTACAAGTACAACTTCGAGCAGCTCAACCAGGGGATCTCGTACCGGCAGGGCGCCGATCCGGTGATCGTGCCGCACCGCGGCGCGTACTACCTGTTCGTCACCGTGTCGGGTGGCTACTGGCGGTCGACGGATCTCGTGCGGTGGTCGTTCGTGACGCCGAGTCGCTGGCCGTTCCTCGACGTCGTCGCGCCGGCCGCGATCTCCACGGGCGACACGCTGCTGCTGCTGCCGTCGGCGACGATGCCGCAGCCGATCCTCTACTCGACGCGGCCGGAGACGGGACGGCTCGAGTTCTACAACCGGCTGCTGCCGCCGCTGCCGTACGCCGTGCAGCAGGGGAGCGAGCGCGCGGGGCAGCTCGTGCACCCCGACTCGGTGCAGCCCGGCCCGTGGGACCCGACGCTGTTCCGCGACGACGACGGGCGCTGGTATCTGTACTGGGGCTCGTCGAACGCGTACCCGCTGTACGGACTCGAGCTGGATCCGGCGCGGCGGCTCGCGTACAAGCACGAGCACCCGACGCATCTCCTGCGGCTGCATCCCGACGCGCACGGGTGGGAGCGGTTCGGGCGCGACCACCGCGACACGACGATCACGCCGTTCGTCGAGGGCGCGTGGATGACGAAGCACGGCGGGCGCTACTACCTGCAGTACTCGGCGCCGGGCACCGAGTACAACGTGTACGCGAACGGCACGTACGTCGGCGACGCGCCGTTAGGCCCGTTCACCTACGCGCCGTACAATCCCATCTCGTACAAGCCGGGCGGCTTCGTCACGGGCGCGGGGCACGGCAACACGTTCGCCGACGCGCACGGCAACTGGTGGAACACCGGCACGAGCTGGGTCGGCGTCAACTGGCCGTTCGAGCGGCGCGTCGTGATGTTCCCCGCCGGCTTCGACCGCGACGGCCAGCTGCACGTCGACACGCGGTTCGGCGACTTCCCCCACCGCGCGCCGACGTCGCGGTGGGACGACACGCGATCGACGTTCACCGGCTGGATGCTGCTCTCCTATCGCCGTCCCGCGGTCGCGTCGACGACGCGCGACACGTTCCCGGCGCGCAACGTCACCGACGAGGACCCGCGCACGTTCTGGGTGTCCGCCGCGAACCGCGCCGGCGAGACGCTCACCGTGGACCTCGGCGCGCCGCGCACCGTACGCGCGGCGCAGGTGAACTACACCGACTGGCGGTCGGACCGCTTCGCGAGCGACTCGTCGGTTTACACGACGTTCCGGCTGCAGACGTCGACCGACGGGACGACGTGGCGGACCGTCGCGGATCTCACGCGTGAGCGACGCGACCACGCGAACGCGTACGTGGAGCTCGCGGCGCCGGCGCGCGCCCGCTACGTGCGCTACGTGCACGGCCACGTCGGCGCGGCGAATCTCGCGATCAGCGACCTGCGCGTGTTCGGCACCGGTGATGGCGCGCGGCCGGGGACGCCCGACGGCCTAACGGTCCGCCGCCACGCCGACGCGCGCGACGCGACGATCACGTGGAGCCCCGTGCCCGGCGCGGTCGGCTACAACGTCCTGTGGGGGATCGCGCCGGACAAGCTGTACCAGACCTACCAGCTGTGGGCCGACCGCGGCACGTCGCTCGAGCTGCGCGCGCTCACCGCGGGACAGGGGTACTGGTTCGCGATCGAGGCGTTCGACGAGAACGGCGTCTCCGGACAGAGCCGGGTGGTCACAGCAGCGCCTTGA
- a CDS encoding TetR/AcrR family transcriptional regulator has protein sequence MAATRDRILAAAERLHQKEGLDAVSMRRIAEEVGLTPMALYRHYRDKDALLDALVDEGFSRWEQYLARAATAATPLERIRGALTAYVGFALGEPKLFQLMYLVPRPNLPDAPASLRTTTSPAFGAMVDAVKEAMDAGEVRAGDPAELIQVAWATVHGLVTLHFGGRFGFDDARFRTIAARTIETLLLMLAPPTAGPLRRSSRSAT, from the coding sequence ATGGCGGCGACACGCGACCGGATCCTGGCGGCGGCCGAGCGACTCCATCAGAAGGAAGGGCTCGACGCGGTCTCCATGCGGCGGATCGCCGAGGAGGTCGGGCTGACGCCGATGGCGCTCTACCGGCACTACCGCGACAAGGACGCGCTCCTCGACGCGCTCGTCGACGAGGGGTTCAGCCGGTGGGAGCAGTATCTCGCGCGCGCCGCCACCGCGGCCACGCCGCTCGAGCGGATCCGCGGCGCGCTCACGGCGTACGTCGGGTTCGCCCTCGGCGAGCCGAAGCTGTTCCAGCTCATGTACCTCGTGCCGCGTCCCAACCTGCCCGACGCGCCGGCGTCGCTGCGCACGACGACGTCGCCGGCGTTCGGCGCGATGGTCGATGCGGTGAAGGAGGCGATGGACGCGGGCGAGGTGCGCGCCGGCGATCCGGCGGAGCTGATCCAGGTCGCGTGGGCGACGGTGCACGGCCTCGTCACGCTCCACTTCGGCGGACGCTTCGGCTTCGACGACGCGCGCTTCCGCACGATCGCCGCGCGCACCATCGAGACGCTGCTGCTCATGCTCGCGCCGCCGACGGCCGGCCCGCTGCGGCGCTCGTCCCGATCCGCGACGTGA
- a CDS encoding SDR family oxidoreductase produces the protein MDLGLRGRVALVAGASRGLGRAVAEELAAEGADLVLCSRGEGPLREAADAIGRSGVRVVAYPADLGDPAQVERVLAAARDAFGRVDVLVTNTGGPPPGPFESHSRDAWHAAVGQLLDSVLELTRGVLPGMKERRWGRIINVTSIAVKQPVENLVLSNSIRAAVTGMARTLANEVAAYNVTVNNVLPGYTRTERVEQLAAHNAAARGTDTAAAFAAWEREIPMGRLGEPREFAALVAFLASDRASYITGTSIPVDGGWIKALL, from the coding sequence ATGGATCTCGGATTGCGCGGCCGTGTCGCGCTCGTCGCCGGCGCGAGCCGTGGGCTGGGACGCGCGGTGGCGGAGGAGCTGGCGGCGGAGGGCGCGGACCTCGTGCTCTGCTCGCGCGGCGAGGGGCCGCTGCGCGAGGCGGCGGACGCGATCGGACGGTCGGGCGTGCGCGTCGTCGCGTATCCCGCGGACCTCGGCGACCCGGCGCAGGTGGAGCGCGTGCTCGCCGCGGCGAGGGACGCGTTCGGGCGCGTCGACGTGCTCGTGACCAATACCGGCGGTCCGCCGCCGGGGCCGTTCGAGAGCCACTCGCGCGACGCGTGGCACGCCGCCGTCGGCCAGCTGCTCGACTCGGTGCTCGAGCTGACGCGCGGCGTGCTTCCCGGCATGAAGGAGCGCCGCTGGGGACGCATCATCAACGTCACGTCGATCGCCGTGAAGCAGCCGGTGGAGAACCTCGTCCTCTCCAACAGCATCCGCGCCGCCGTCACGGGCATGGCGCGCACGCTCGCGAACGAGGTGGCCGCGTACAACGTCACGGTGAACAACGTGCTCCCCGGCTACACGCGCACCGAGCGTGTCGAGCAGCTCGCCGCGCACAACGCCGCCGCACGCGGCACCGACACCGCCGCGGCGTTCGCGGCGTGGGAGCGCGAGATCCCGATGGGACGACTCGGCGAGCCGCGCGAGTTCGCGGCGCTCGTCGCGTTCCTCGCGTCGGACCGGGCGAGCTACATCACGGGGACGTCGATCCCGGTCGACGGCGGGTGGATCAAGGCGCTGCTGTGA
- a CDS encoding cupin domain-containing protein: MPTESDVRHFRWDDMPRERVTDTIDRRIITGPRMMIAHVYIKQGGHVPRHQHENEQITYILEGALRFRLGENGEREVDVRAGEVLVIPSNVPHEATALEDTLDVDVFNPPRQDWLDGTDSYFHRK, encoded by the coding sequence ATGCCCACCGAGTCCGACGTCCGCCACTTCCGCTGGGACGACATGCCGCGCGAGCGGGTGACCGACACGATCGACCGTCGCATCATCACCGGCCCGCGCATGATGATCGCGCACGTCTACATCAAGCAGGGCGGCCACGTCCCGCGGCACCAGCACGAGAACGAGCAGATCACCTACATCCTCGAGGGCGCGCTCCGATTCCGCCTCGGCGAGAACGGCGAGCGGGAGGTCGACGTGCGCGCGGGCGAGGTGCTGGTGATCCCGTCCAACGTGCCGCACGAGGCGACGGCGCTCGAGGACACGCTCGACGTCGACGTGTTCAACCCGCCGCGCCAGGACTGGCTCGACGGGACGGACTCGTACTTTCATCGGAAGTAA